The proteins below are encoded in one region of Macaca nemestrina isolate mMacNem1 chromosome 10, mMacNem.hap1, whole genome shotgun sequence:
- the LOC105494713 gene encoding dynein light chain 1, cytoplasmic has product MCDRKAVIKNADMSEEMQQDSVECATQALEKYNIEKDIAAHIKKEFDKKYNPTWHCIVGRNFGSYVTHETKHFIYFYLGQVAILLFKSG; this is encoded by the exons ATGTGCGACCGAAAGGCCGTGATCAAAAATGCGGACATGTCGGAAGAGATGCAACAGGACTCGGTGGAGTGCGCTACTCAGGCGCTGGAGAAATACAACATAGAGAAGGACATTGCGGCTCATATCAAGAAG GAATTTGACAAGAAGTACAATCCCACCTGGCATTGCATCGTGGGAAGGAACTTCGGCAGTTACGTGACACATGAAACCAAACACTTCATCTACTTCTACCTGGGCCAAGTGGCCATTCTTCTGTTCAAATCTGGTTAA